One segment of Deltaproteobacteria bacterium HGW-Deltaproteobacteria-4 DNA contains the following:
- the ccsB gene encoding c-type cytochrome biogenesis protein CcsB produces the protein MDSSMLFNITTIAFFASMVAFLIYLATRSESVALIGNVGAWVGFVASTAAMGVRWYESYQIPSGYGRVPLTNLYESIVFFAWSIILIYLIVDIKYKQRAIGAFIIPFAFMGMIWAQLGLDKTIEPLVPALQSNWLTYHVITCFLGYGAFAVACGVSIMYLIKIGPEERSKGTTLTGLLGMFPPTRVLDDINYKSIMIGFPLLTLGIITGAAWANYAWGTYWSWDPKETWSLIVWFVYAAFLHARFTRGWVGRRAAWLSIIGFAATIFCYLGVNLLLSGLHSYGS, from the coding sequence ATGGATAGCTCAATGCTCTTTAACATCACGACCATCGCCTTCTTTGCGTCCATGGTCGCTTTCCTCATCTACCTTGCCACCCGCAGCGAGAGCGTCGCTTTGATCGGCAATGTCGGCGCCTGGGTCGGCTTTGTCGCCTCCACCGCCGCCATGGGCGTGCGCTGGTACGAGTCGTATCAGATCCCCAGCGGTTACGGCCGCGTCCCCCTCACCAACCTGTATGAATCGATCGTTTTCTTCGCCTGGTCGATCATCCTCATCTACCTGATTGTCGATATCAAGTACAAGCAGCGCGCTATCGGCGCTTTCATCATCCCCTTCGCCTTTATGGGGATGATCTGGGCCCAGCTTGGTCTCGACAAGACCATCGAGCCCCTTGTTCCGGCCCTGCAAAGCAACTGGCTCACCTACCACGTCATCACCTGCTTCCTCGGTTACGGCGCCTTTGCTGTCGCCTGCGGCGTCTCGATCATGTACCTGATCAAAATCGGCCCTGAAGAGCGGAGTAAAGGGACGACCCTGACCGGCCTCCTCGGCATGTTCCCGCCAACCCGCGTCCTTGACGACATCAACTATAAATCGATTATGATCGGCTTTCCCCTTCTCACCCTCGGCATCATCACCGGCGCCGCCTGGGCCAACTACGCCTGGGGAACTTACTGGAGCTGGGACCCGAAAGAGACCTGGAGCCTGATCGTCTGGTTCGTCTACGCCGCCTTTCTTCACGCCCGCTTCACCCGCGGCTGGGTTGGTCGCCGTGCGGCCTGGTTGTCGATCATCGGTTTTGCCGCGACGATCTTCTGCTACCTCGGTGTCAATCTATTGCTGTCGGGGTTACATTCGTACGGCAGTTAA
- a CDS encoding cytochrome C: MNVRCSLFLTFFLFSLFALTVPVLAGDCLTTDCHQPLGNQKNPHQPVVAGDCLACHEQKNPGHPSSTGKSFILSATAANLCYQCHEVKQEGAVHPPVAAGDCLSCHNPHGSAHRYLLKTPMPGLCLECHAEVQTALKSKVKHAALYRETSCGGCHTGHASHLPALLLAPEKELCLSCHGRNDFTRSKPLRNIGREVEGKVNLHGPVAEGKCSPCHAAHGSPFYRLLQEDYPSGPYVYEKKAYPLCFKCHNRSMLDSPKASEKTAFRNSSQNLHYVHAIDHRKGRVCTICHASHGSDDHSLIKEKGTDFGNWTIPINFKPTDTGGSCAPGCHTATQYDRTYHSVSKDHPRKTNFTKEN; encoded by the coding sequence ATGAACGTGCGATGCTCTCTTTTTCTGACTTTCTTCCTTTTCTCCTTATTCGCATTGACCGTACCGGTCCTGGCCGGTGACTGCCTAACAACCGACTGCCACCAGCCTCTTGGCAATCAAAAGAACCCGCATCAACCGGTGGTCGCGGGGGACTGTCTTGCCTGCCATGAGCAGAAAAACCCGGGGCACCCCTCTTCGACGGGAAAAAGCTTCATCCTTTCTGCTACTGCGGCTAACCTTTGTTACCAATGTCACGAGGTGAAGCAGGAAGGGGCCGTCCACCCACCAGTGGCGGCGGGGGACTGCCTGTCCTGCCATAACCCTCATGGGTCTGCTCACCGCTATCTGCTGAAAACCCCGATGCCGGGTCTCTGCCTCGAATGTCATGCAGAGGTCCAAACGGCGCTCAAGTCTAAAGTAAAACATGCGGCGCTTTATCGAGAAACGTCTTGCGGAGGCTGTCACACCGGCCACGCTTCTCACCTTCCGGCCCTGCTCCTGGCTCCCGAAAAGGAGTTGTGTCTCTCCTGCCATGGCCGGAATGACTTTACGCGCTCAAAACCGCTGCGCAATATCGGCCGTGAAGTTGAAGGCAAGGTTAATCTCCACGGACCGGTCGCCGAGGGTAAATGCTCCCCTTGTCACGCTGCGCACGGTTCACCCTTTTACCGCCTGCTTCAGGAGGATTATCCGTCCGGCCCTTATGTCTACGAGAAGAAGGCTTATCCGCTTTGCTTCAAGTGCCATAACCGATCGATGCTGGATTCGCCAAAAGCCAGCGAAAAGACCGCTTTTCGTAACAGCAGTCAGAACCTGCATTATGTGCATGCGATCGACCATCGAAAAGGTCGGGTCTGCACAATCTGTCATGCTTCCCACGGCAGCGACGATCACAGTTTAATCAAGGAGAAAGGGACCGACTTCGGCAACTGGACCATCCCGATCAACTTCAAACCGACCGACACAGGGGGAAGCTGTGCCCCGGGTTGTCATACAGCGACGCAATATGACCGTACGTACCACTCCGTATCTAAAGATCACCCACGCAAGACCAACTTCACCAAGGAGAATTGA
- a CDS encoding cytochrome C: MKLPLLLIPVLGLLFLAPFEVQADSCVTAQCHQSLRSLAYQHQPAVDGECLSCHARIAAEHPGTGSKSFKLVEKGAALCYQCHDVQNKKKVVHAPVAEGDCTTCHNPHGAANRFLLDVGEDQSGLCFDCHDNESFNRQSTHGPAAVGACTACHSPHQTDHKSLLKQPLRELCLDCHQDFSQQMKAAPVVHPPVQKGPCTDCHDPHSATAPFVLKKKMPDLCFECHANVGERLSKAKYKHKPIDQQGSCGSCHSTHFSKAKGLLPSGEKSLCLSCHGGDNRGTPPLKNIKTQLQDKKYLHGPLADGTCTPCHDPHGSDNFRMLTGPYPQGVYFPYQEGAYDFCLQCHDPKLLKFAETSIYTNFRDGNRNLHFVHVADNRKGRTCRLCHDHHASNGEKLISQGGFPFGGWNIPTRFQKTESGGSCASGCHRPLQYDRNAR, from the coding sequence ATGAAACTCCCCCTCCTTCTTATTCCGGTGCTTGGCCTTTTATTCTTGGCTCCGTTCGAAGTCCAGGCCGATTCCTGTGTGACGGCCCAATGCCATCAGTCCCTTCGCTCCCTCGCTTACCAGCATCAACCCGCCGTCGATGGAGAATGTCTCTCCTGCCACGCCCGGATCGCTGCGGAGCATCCGGGCACGGGTAGTAAAAGTTTTAAACTGGTTGAAAAGGGGGCGGCCCTCTGTTACCAGTGTCATGATGTGCAGAACAAAAAAAAGGTGGTCCACGCTCCGGTTGCGGAGGGTGATTGCACCACTTGTCATAATCCACACGGGGCAGCAAATCGCTTTCTTCTCGATGTCGGCGAAGATCAGTCCGGGCTCTGTTTCGATTGCCATGACAATGAATCCTTCAATCGTCAGTCTACGCACGGTCCGGCCGCCGTCGGGGCCTGCACGGCCTGCCATTCCCCGCACCAAACCGATCATAAATCGCTGCTTAAGCAGCCCCTGCGCGAGCTTTGTCTGGATTGTCATCAGGATTTCTCCCAACAGATGAAAGCCGCGCCGGTTGTCCATCCGCCGGTGCAGAAAGGGCCCTGCACCGACTGCCACGACCCCCACTCCGCCACTGCTCCATTTGTTCTGAAAAAAAAGATGCCGGATCTCTGCTTTGAATGCCACGCCAATGTCGGGGAGCGACTGAGCAAAGCCAAATACAAACATAAGCCCATCGACCAGCAGGGAAGTTGCGGCAGTTGTCACTCCACCCATTTCTCCAAGGCCAAGGGACTTCTTCCGTCCGGGGAAAAGAGCCTGTGCCTCAGTTGTCACGGTGGAGACAATCGCGGAACTCCGCCGCTGAAAAATATCAAGACACAGCTGCAGGACAAGAAGTACCTCCATGGTCCCCTTGCCGACGGCACCTGCACTCCCTGCCATGACCCTCACGGTTCCGATAACTTCCGGATGCTGACCGGCCCTTATCCCCAGGGAGTGTATTTCCCTTATCAAGAAGGCGCCTACGATTTCTGCTTGCAATGCCACGACCCGAAGTTGTTGAAATTTGCGGAGACCTCCATTTACACCAATTTTCGGGACGGCAACCGAAACCTCCATTTCGTTCATGTAGCCGATAACCGCAAAGGGCGGACCTGCCGTCTCTGCCATGACCATCATGCCAGTAATGGGGAGAAGCTGATCAGTCAGGGGGGATTTCCTTTCGGCGGCTGGAATATTCCAACCCGTTTCCAAAAGACCGAGAGCGGCGGCAGTTGCGCTTCCGGTTGCCATCGCCCCCTGCAGTACGACCGGAATGCCCGGTAA
- a CDS encoding cytochrome C gives MKKRDLAILVGFSLCVFFGGCDSVNRHKVLTTIFDGVPAPPPPGQVCEEYAQQRLAAALAGGDGETVNPATLQAGSEHPPYRDKHCDDCHARTQSSGFVTAQVEDLCFVCHKDFIKGKYVHGPVSASACLFCHDPHSSRNPALLKAEKSAICQECHNEARVAAGMHNMVSSRNIECVNCHNPHYGNAPNFLK, from the coding sequence ATGAAAAAACGTGATCTCGCAATCCTTGTGGGATTTTCCCTTTGTGTTTTTTTCGGTGGATGCGATTCCGTCAACCGTCACAAAGTGTTGACGACGATCTTCGATGGCGTCCCCGCTCCCCCCCCGCCTGGGCAGGTCTGCGAGGAATATGCCCAACAACGGCTCGCAGCGGCTCTTGCTGGTGGCGATGGAGAGACAGTGAACCCGGCCACTTTGCAGGCCGGGTCGGAGCATCCTCCTTACCGGGACAAACATTGCGATGATTGTCATGCCCGGACCCAATCGAGCGGCTTTGTCACTGCACAGGTCGAAGACCTCTGCTTTGTTTGTCATAAGGATTTTATCAAGGGGAAATATGTCCATGGGCCGGTGTCGGCCTCTGCCTGTCTCTTTTGTCATGATCCCCATTCCAGCCGCAATCCCGCGCTTTTAAAGGCGGAAAAGAGTGCAATTTGCCAGGAATGCCACAATGAAGCGCGTGTGGCTGCCGGTATGCACAATATGGTTTCGAGCCGAAATATCGAATGTGTTAACTGCCACAATCCCCATTACGGCAATGCTCCCAATTTTCTCAAGTAG